The proteins below come from a single Aegilops tauschii subsp. strangulata cultivar AL8/78 chromosome 6, Aet v6.0, whole genome shotgun sequence genomic window:
- the LOC109782003 gene encoding tricetin 3',4',5'-O-trimethyltransferase: MGSTADEEACMFALQLGSSSILPMTLKNAIELGLLDTLVAADGKLLSPAELAAKLPSTANPAAPDMVDRMLRLLASYKVVSCTLEEDKDGRLSRRYGAEPVCKFLTPNEEGVSMAPLALMNQDKVLMESWYYLKDAVLDGGIPFNKAYGMSAFEYHGTDPRFNRVFNEGMKNHSIIITKKLLELYKGFNGVGTLVDVGGGIGATVGAITAHYPTIKGINFDLSHVISEAPPFPCVTHVGGDMFQKIPSGDTILMKWILHDWSDEHCATLLKNCYDALPTHGKVMLVECILPVNPEATPEAQGGFHLDMIMLAHNPGGKERYEREFEALAKGAGFGAMKTTYIYANTWVIEFTK, translated from the exons ATGGGCTCCACCGCCGACGAGGAAGCGTGCATGTTCGCTCTCCAGCTCGGCTCATCATCGATCCTCCCGATGACGCTCAAGAACGCCATCGAGCTGGGCCTCTTGGACACCCTGGTGGCCGCTGACGGCAAGCTGCTGAGCCCCGCCGAGCTGGCTGCCAAGCTCCCGTCCACAGCGAACCCAGCCGCGCCGGATATGGTGGACCGCATGCTGCGGCTGCTGGCCTCGTACAAGGTGGTGTCGTGCACCCTGGAGGAGGACAAGGACGGCCGCCTCTCCCGGCGGTACGGCGCCGAGCCTGTGTGCAAGTTCCTTACCCCCAACGAGGAGGGTGTCTCCATGGCGCCGCTCGCGCTCATGAATCAGGACAAGGTCCTCATGGAGAGCTG GTACTATCTGAAGGACGCTGTACTTGACGGCGGCATCCCGTTCAACAAGGCGTACGGGATGTCGGCATTCGAGTACCATGGCACGGACCCGCGTTTCAACCGCGTCTTTAACGAAGGGATGAAGAACCATTCCATCATCATCACCAAGAAGCTCCTTGAATTGTACAAGGGCTTCAATGGCGTCGGCACCCTCGTGGACGTGGGAGGCGGCATAGGCGCCACCGTCGGCGCCATCACCGCCCACTATCCCACCATAAAAGGCATCAACTTCGACCTTTCCCACGTCATCTCCGAGGCTCCGCCATTCCCGTGTGTCACCCACGTTGGCGGAGACATGTTCCAAAAGATTCCCTCGGGGGACACCATCCTCATGAAGTGGATCCTCCACGACTGGAGCGACGAGCACTGTGCAACGCTGCTTAAGAACTGCTACGACGCGCTGCCGACGCACGGCAAGGTAATGCTCGTGGAGTGCATCTTGCCGGTGAACCCGGAAGCCACGCCTGAGGCGCAAGGGGGGTTCCATCTCGATATGATCATGCTAGCACACAATCCGGGTGGCAAGGAGAGGTACGAGAGGGAGTTCGAAGCCCTGGCCAAGGGTGCCGGGTTCGGAGCCATGAAGACCACTTACATCTACGCCAACACATGGGTCATCGAGTTCACTAAGTAG